A stretch of Brassica napus cultivar Da-Ae chromosome C6, Da-Ae, whole genome shotgun sequence DNA encodes these proteins:
- the LOC106452450 gene encoding probable E3 ubiquitin-protein ligase LUL2: MGNVTGGMRRDPPPHTNPNHPPLQYYQYQGYYPHHNPQGAINPQVAYVEHQEAVTIKNDVNLNKDTLRFEPDESNPGKFLLSFTFDANVSGSITVMFFAIEGKDCDLIATKADLFPSTTVSFPKGLGQKFKQPFGTGIELSALSEAELAEANESDVYHVAVKAEASSASSEDDTEAKTPNRQITHAVLDKDKGEYKAKVVKQVLWVNGSKYVLQEIYGIGNTVDGSGEDETESGKECVICLTEPRDTTVLPCRHMCMCSGCAKLLRFQTNLCPICRQPVNRLLEITVNTNVSNN; the protein is encoded by the exons ATGGGCAATGTAACCGGTGGAATGCGCCGAGATCCGCCGCCGCACACAAACCCTAATCATCCTCCGTTGCAGTATTACCAGTACCAGGGCTATTATCCACACCACAATCCTCAAGGAGCCATAAACCCTCAGGTTGCTTACGTCGAGCACCAGGAAGCTGTGACTATAAAGAACGACGTCAATTTGAACAAGGACACCTTGAGATTCGAGCCCGATGAATCAAACCCCGGCAAGTTCCTGCTCTCCTTCACCTTCGACGCCAATGTCTCCGGAAG CATCACTGTGATGTTCTTTGCTATAGAAGGCAAAGACTGTGACTTGATTGCTACTAAGGCGGATCTGTTTCCATCTACAACTGTTAGTTTCCCCAAGGGTCTTGGACAGAAGTTCAAGCAGCCCTTTGGAACAGGGATTGAGCTGTCTGCTTTATCAGAGGCTGAGTTGGCTGAGGCGAACGAGTCTGATGTGTATCATGTGGCGGTGAAGGCAGAGGCGTCGTCAGCTTCATCAGAAGATGATACTGAGGCGAAAACGCCGAATCGTCAGATAACTCATGCGGTTTTGGACAAGGACAAAGGCGAGTACAAGGCTAAAGTGGTGAAGCAGGTCTTGTGGGTGAATGGGAGTAAGTATGTTCTTCAGGAGATTTACGGGATTGGTAATACAGTTGATGGTAGTGGTGAAGATGAAACAGAGAGTGGTAAAGAATGTGTGATTTGCTTGACTGAGCCACGAGACACCACTGTTCTCCCTTGCAGGCACATG TGTATGTGTAGCGGTTGCGCAAAGCTTTTGAGGTTTCAGACAAACCTTTGTCCAATCTGTAGACAACCAGTGAATAGGCTTTTGGAGATTACTGTCAACACCAATGTCTCCAACAACTGA
- the LOC106452451 gene encoding aquaporin PIP2-1 produces the protein MAKDVEAVAGEGFQSRDYQDPPPAPLFDPEELTKWSFYRAVIAEFVATLLFLYITVLTVICYKIQTDSTAGGVDCGGVGILGIAWAFGGMIFILVYCTAGISGGHINPAVTFGLLLARKVSLVRAILYMVAQCLGAICGVGFVQAFQSSYYVRYGGGANSLADGYSTGTGLAAEIIGTFVLVYTVFSATDPKRSARDSHVPVLAPLPIGFAVFMVHLATIPITGTGINPARSLGAAVIFNESKPWDDHWIFWLGPFIGAAIAAVYHQFVLRASGSKSLGSFRSAANV, from the exons ATGGCGAAGGACGTGGAAGCCGTTGCCGGAGAAGGGTTTCAGTCAAGAGATTATCAAGACCCGCCGCCGGCGCCTCTGTTTGATCCGGAGGAGCTGACGAAGTGGTCTTTTTACCGAGCAGTCATCGCCGAGTTTGTAGCTACTCTCCTCTTCTTATACATCACCGTTTTGACAGTCATCTGTTATAAGATTCAGACCGATAGTACTGCTGGTGGTGTTGACTGCGGTGGAGTTGGAATCCTCGGTATCGCTTGGGCCTTCGGTGGCATGATCTTCATTCTCGTCTACTGCACCGCTGGTATCTCTG GTGGTCACATAAACCCGGCAGTGACATTTGGGCTACTCTTGGCCCGAAAAGTATCCTTGGTTAGAGCCATATTGTACATGGTAGCTCAGTGTTTGGGTGCAATTTGTGGAGTTGGGTTCGTTCAAGCCTTCCAAAGCTCTTACTACGTCCGCTACGGTGGTGGAGCCAACTCTCTAGCCGATGGCTACAGCACAGGTACTGGCCTCGCCGCAGAGATCATCGGTACTTTCGTTCTTGTCTACACGGTCTTCTCGGCCACTGACCCTAAACGCAGTGCCAGAGACTCCCACGTTCCA GTGTTGGCTCCACTTCCTATTGGATTTGCGGTGTTCATGGTACACTTGGCTACCATTCCCATCACCGGAACTGGAATTAACCCGGCGAGGAGTTTAGGAGCAGCTGTGATCTTCAACGAGAGCAAGCCATGGGATGACCAC TGGATCTTTTGGTTGGGACCATTCATTGGAGCTGCTATTGCTGCAGTCTACCACCAATTCGTTCTGAGGGCTTCAGGTTCCAAGTCTCTAGGGTCTTTCAGAAGTGCTGCAAACGTCTAG
- the LOC106345461 gene encoding DNA-binding protein S1FA1, which translates to MDGEGFAGKAAAEAKGLNPGLIVLLVVGGPLVVFLVANYVMYVYAQKNLPPRKKKPVSKKKLKREKLKQGVPVPGE; encoded by the exons ATGGATGGAGAAGGTTTCGCCGGAAAG GCGGCTGCTGAAGCCAAAGGATTGAACCCGGGACTAATCGTGCTGCTTGTTGTCGGAGGTCCGCTTGTTGTGTTCCTTGTCGCCAACTACGTGATGTACGTGTATGCTCAGAAGAACCTACccccgaggaagaagaagccagTTTCTAAGAAGAAGCTCAAGCGGGAGAAGCTGAAGCAAGGGGTCCCTGTGCCTGGAGAATAA